In Vigna angularis cultivar LongXiaoDou No.4 chromosome 8, ASM1680809v1, whole genome shotgun sequence, one DNA window encodes the following:
- the LOC108319489 gene encoding uncharacterized protein LOC108319489: MLQHGVSDIVAGFQRLSHGDGNPFDGRGGVLAHAFAPQDGRMHLDADERWSTTGISPTIDLETVCLHELGHNLGLGHSNDPNAVMAPTYAGVRRNLRQDDKDGLNNLYGF, translated from the coding sequence ATGTTGCAACATGGTGTATCTGACATAGTCGCTGGCTTCCAGCGTCTCTCCCACGGGGATGGCAACCCATTTGATGGGCGAGGTGGGGTTCTGGCACACGCTTTTGCTCCACAAGATGGAAGAATGCACTTGGATGCAGATGAAAGGTGGAGCACTACAGGGATATCACCAACCATTGATCTTGAAACTGTTTGTTTGCATGAACTTGGTCACAATCTGGGGCTTGGACACAGTAACGATCCTAACGCGGTTATGGCACCCACATATGCAGGGGTACGACGGAATCTAAGACAAGATGATAAGGATGGTTTAAACAATCTATATGGGTTTTAA